From Ananas comosus cultivar F153 linkage group 2, ASM154086v1, whole genome shotgun sequence:
GCGAATAAAGAGtcgctatatatataatgacgTTTATGCTATGCGTTGGTGAAATATATTCTGGCACGTTAAaccttcaaaatttttcaaaactcTGGCACTTTAAagtgtcaaaaaatttaaaataattatgaaatttatctttcaataaattaattttacataataAACGGTTCATATAACGATACTTTTTGAAACATCGGTATTTACTATATATTAGAGATACTTAATTAGGGTCACTTTCCACAAGAGTCTCAAAAAAACGTTCGCATAATGAGATTTACTTGTAGTATAGCTCTGCCTGTAGcatctacaaataaaaaaattaagtgagAGGATCATTCAAGTTATCACAAACTTTACAGTAAAAaataacaggaaaaaaaaaaaaaactcttcaaAGAGCGCCCTTTTCATACGAGACTAACAATGAAGGATAATCCCGAAAATTAAACTGGATTTAAAGAGTGTGAGAAATTGAATGTACTTGGAAAGTCACTATCATATTTGGTGCTACGTACCAATTAATTACCACTAGTCAATTTGAGGATGTATTAGACACcacataaatttaataaatttatagctaTAAGAATTGCCTGAATTATGCTAACTAAACCTGTGAAGATAAACGactcattcaaattttgaagtcaaaatattgttgattgattcaaatcaaacaaattaaaattttaaaaaattaattaggtggtcaaattcaaatagttcgtagttcatataaattccatacGTTTTTACCAAGAAAATTTCAGAAGTTATGATTCTTGAGGTGTCGATATCTTAAAGCGTAATTTTGATTTACATTTCAAGACACCAAGCTTGCCTTGAGTGTCTGAGACACCCTAGTACATGTcaatgcatgcaataatttctctcgagtttctctcaaaaaaaaaaaaatttctcttgaGAGGGCATTTCATTTTCATCTTGATTATGACATACGATTCCAACAGTTAAAAAGCAGAGAGCTAGGTTGCCAACAAATCTATTAGTCTCTCATTATTAACATATACTTAACCATATGATGATTATCCCGCACAAATTATGGAAGTATACGGCGCATTTGACATGATGATTGATGAAACATTTGAAAGAGAAATTAGAACGCCACGTAGCCGTCAATATTCTAATGCATATATTACCTGTCTATAAGaacaatataataattttatattaacataatattttaaaatagtttgttGCTCTACTTCTATATAGCACGAAATATttaaccaaatattatttttttaattagaataatttatgAGGGAGAAACGTTTGTCTCATTATAGAGGTTGGTCACTAATTCTTGGTAATAAACTACTTATTTCGTTGGGACTCTCACAGAGAACAAGGGCATAAGAAATGGTTTTTAATGATAGTAACGTGCAAAACCTCTATAAATTAAGTTacatatgcatgcatgtgtcACGAGGGGAAGGCACTGATATATGTGATATCTTGTCAATGCAAGTGGCTTTATGTCCGGTCCTACTATTcaactttataaaataaaaaaaaaaaaactttattaaaaaggattaaaaaaaagggaaatggTTGAGACTAAAAACAATGAATCAGCATCTAAGGAATAGAAATAGAAGTTACAGATTTGCagaacaaagagaagaaaatttaaatttgcgaGCTAGGGgaagaaagaaaattgaatATCTCGACCACAAAATCCAACGGTCTTATTTATAGATGCCAATTTCAATTAATAACATCGCGAAgagataaacttcaatttgctctcattaatttaatacatttttactttgtcattctGTAGGTCAAAAAATCATACTTAATTATTCTACAATTTTACTtttgtttcaccaaaaaaaaatctgctaTCAAATACGCTAATGacgtatttttttaaaaaactacagAACAGTTTCCTATTTAACGATAGTTCCAGTGACATATAACGAAACTAAGTATAACTTTTTGAAACATAGCGTGGTGAAGTGAAAATGAACGGTAACCTTTCGAATCACACGGGATTATAAAGTGAAAGTGCAGTGTTAAAGTGTACCcacaagccaaaaaaaaagaggataaaTAATCCAAAAATATCCTATAATCTATTCCTATAAAGGAACAGAAAGAGCTGAGCTCTTGAGAGGCCTTCAAGATGCCTGCAGAAGCTCTTTGATGTCGTATCCTTGAAGCTGCAGATATCACCACCACAACGAAAACCGAAGGAAAGAAAAATGGATGTTATAACTATTACTTCAAGCACTATCAATTGCTTCTATCTTCGGCAGGTAATGGAAACAAAAATTTGTCCTAGCTTAAAAGGATTCTTCGATTGGCATCCTTAAAAGAAACAGATGTAAGATAGTGATAGACAAGATCTAATACCTGGAGAAACGTCAGCAATAGGATCACCCCTGAGTTCCAAAGTGCATGAGTGGTAATTGGGGTGAGAAGGTTGCGAGTTTGAGCATATGTAAGCCCCAAAGCAGTGCCTGTTTTCATGAAATAAAGACTGAGGAGGGaagtgagggaaaaaaaaaaaaaacactttgaGCTGGTATACATATTACAATTGAGCTTACAGCAACAGGCTCTTTCACTAACAGGAGAGGTACAAACTGTGCATCCATTTATAAATCCAACCATGTACCACTAAATGAAGTCTTTGAGCAGTGGGAATCTTGACACTAATTTTTAATGTTTGGTTTCGCATACTCGGGCAAGAAGCAAAGGAAGTTTCTAGATTTCTCAGATATACAAACAGCAAGCTGTTTGTTGTTAATGATGGCTGAATGGAAAACGAGTTATGCTTATATTgcgagaggggaaaaaaagaaaagaaaagaaaataacagaACAGAAAGCAGCAGCAGCCCATAATCAGATCGTCATTTCAAAAGCAACATCAGACATTTTATTAGCATGTTGTTCTAAAATTTCACTTGGAGAAACAATCGAGGAAATCTATTTTATCGaatgcaattaaaaaaaaaataacgactATAATCTACATTAACATTGTCTAAATAGATGTACGGCACTCTAGTAATAGAGAGGATTAGAAGAGCTTCGAACACTAATTACCTGTGAAGTGCATCTAGATTTTTCGGTAGAAAAGAGTAACTCGTGGACAAATATTAAACTGGTAGTACAGTGATTTGCCAGTTAACAAAAACATAACGTGATGGCTCAATTGTCATCTTAAGAACTAGCGATTACTTCACAGTATTTTTATTACCTAGCACAAATAGCTGGGGAAATTCTCCAGGGGTGAGATGAGCAACTGCGAAAATTGCAGCGCTGATTAGGATGGAGACTGGTGTGGGAAACCTGTATCAGGGAGAAGAAAATCAATAGAGCACGTGGAAGGGTTATATGTTTAACAGTACACATACAAAACCAGAAGTTGAACATTCATTCAGGTAGAAGCATCCAACATAAAGATGCAGTTCTGAGAAGCTTAAGCTTCAAGCTTTAGACATTAATACATAAAACAAAATGCAAAACCCAATAACAAGGTTTTCTCAAAAATCATCGAGCTTCGCCCTAACAACGTATAACTATAACCGACCATCGCTAATGCACGTGGCAAAAGGcttaatggttgatatccgatGTCTCAAGTTCGAAGCCTATTTGCTTTCACacttccagctaagtttatttctaaaaaaaattgaacgaACCGGGCAGCACTGCTagatttctcttaaaaaaaaaaaaaaaacaaggtaCAGCTATACTCCACAAGGAGAAAGGAAATAAAGCTACTTTTAATGTACTTCAGACCTAGGTATTCAAGCCTCCAACCACAAAAGAGGAAACTTACCACTTAGTCAAGGACACCATTAGAAATCCTCGAAATACAGTTTCCTCAAGAACCGGCGCCAAAACTCCAGTAATGCCCACTAAACAGGCAGTGCTACCAAATAGAGAAGAAACCCCATTAAGGAAATTAATTATCTGATTTTGTCATGTGATCAATTAACTCATTCATATCAGAAAGCAAGCTAGAAAAACAATACCTGATACTTGAAGTGCCAATCAGTGGCAGCAAACGGATTAGTGCATCAGTCTGAAAGAAAGTAAATAGCAATCAAATCAAAAAGGGAGTTCGTAGAACTCAAAGATTATAAGATGGTTAGCGCATCAGTCTTATTAAAATGATAAGATGCCCGAATAATTCATAGAATTAAAATaggaatcaaatcaaattcaaatggGAAAAGGGAAAGTTTTTTCATGTGCTTAAAGCTATCATGAATGGTGTTATAGCTATCGAAACGGAACCGTCCTTAAGTAAACACAAGAAAAGTCAGTATGTTAATAGTCCATTAGCTCCATACAGAATTGCACAATATGGATGTAGAAAAGCGAAGTTATACAAGTATATGAATGATATAAATGAGATTTTGTTCTCACATGAATAAGCGGCAATCACCTGGTTTAACAAATAATAACACTGCAGAAATATTTATGTTACAATGGAGTATATTAACAACCTCTCTCTGTGGACTTCCACCATTTAAGGAGTTCAAGACCACTCCGACCAAAGAAATAGCAATTAGCGCACCGACGAGACCAATAACGGCCCATAGAAGCCAACCATTTTGTAGTTTGAATGGTTCCTTCAAATCTATCATAAAAGAAAGAAGTGTCATATTATTACACCCTCTGTCATCACAGATCCTGGTCAGGTCGCCATTCATGAAGCAGTAAACATGATAAAAGTGTAACTAATTATGCagaaatggaaagaaaaagaaaaataaacaaatatatcaTAGACACGATCAGCATTTCGTCTAAATAATGGGAATTTTGAATTAGATATCTGTAAAAAGTAGTATAATTGTGCGTTTATCTCTTTGAAGAAGATATAACCATATCTATCCTTCTTGTTTCAACAACTGCCGGATCTATCACTTCTTTTGACTGGCACCAAACTGAGCATCTGAAACTGACTGTTAGAAATTTAATCCCCAGACGAGTTTTCCAAAAGAGTTCGATAACTATTATCTTCCATAGTCTAAACCCTTAAAACGTCAGCTAAAGAAGGGGAACAAGCCTATTATAAAATTCACAATTTATTACAAAAATTATGCTAAAATCAAGTTTTCATGAATAAATacgcaattttaattttttcaggGATATAAattgtgatttcttttttctaaaatgaaTTATATCATCAAAATGCCTATAAAAGATTTGGCAAGAGGAATAACCACCTACCGTAGCGAAATATGTCATCCGAGAATGGCTGGAAGGTATTAGTGATGCCAAAGATAACTCCGAGAACAACTGCCGTCACAGAACTGCACAAGCGACCCAGAAAATGCAGTTATACTCCGCGGCTTTGGCTACTCAGGAAATCTGGGAAAAAGAGAAAGCATACTATCCAGATTGTTACagtaattgaaattaaatatcaGCTCATACAATTGCCCAGCAAAGAGTATTTCCGCGATCTCATCTAAAGTAGCTCCTCCGCCCTGCAACCCCAGATACGGTAACACCGACGACCCTACCAATCCTGTCAGAACAAAGCTATCAGAAAAACATTCAGATTGGTTTGAATTACAATATTCCTAGCAAATAGCAAACATTTAAAGCGTAAAAATGATGGCACTGCAACGGAGAGTTACAGTATCAATCAGCTGCTATCCTGATTCCAACTTAAAACATCTTCCGAAAAGGAtcgtgtaaaaaaaaaagaagaaaaaatcagCCAACAGATTACAATGTGTACCACAATGAAAACAAATCTGTACATAAATGT
This genomic window contains:
- the LOC109723610 gene encoding uncharacterized protein LOC109723610; the encoded protein is MASPIIFVLHHRPPPPPPAAPSLSSRRSIVASRVNVVLPRRGANPCPVSSPSSSSSSLRPPLRLPRAPLTCFYNAKEENLEPEPTEKGSDADCPVLRRWDVPWDWPTVSLTMLACAVSFVLTGLVGSSVLPYLGLQGGGATLDEIAEILFAGQFSVTAVVLGVIFGITNTFQPFSDDIFRYDLKEPFKLQNGWLLWAVIGLVGALIAISLVGVVLNSLNGGSPQRETDALIRLLPLIGTSSISTACLVGITGVLAPVLEETVFRGFLMVSLTKWFPTPVSILISAAIFAVAHLTPGEFPQLFVLGTALGLTYAQTRNLLTPITTHALWNSGVILLLTFLQLQGYDIKELLQAS